tatctgatcaacagtccaaaaccccaaaaatataatttacaattatataaaacaaaaagaaaatctttacatatgagaagctggaaccagagaatgtttggcatgtttgcttgataaatgatttgaatgattaattgattatcaagattgttgccaattatttttcacctccaatttaaaacaaaatgtattttttactaCCACAACTAAATCTTCATTTAGTTCATTCTTCACCTCGAAAAcaaaatttgacaaaacaatctgaaCATAAGgtcagtttttgtttattaGCGGTTTTAAACTTTGACACATTCGTCATCAGCAGACAGTGTTTAGTCATCATTGAATCGTAGATGTTGCTGAGGAcgatcatgtgatatgattgaaagctccagaacagcaaCAAAATGACCTTTGTGCAGAGATTGTATTGTCTGCTATagtttcttcctcttttcctttcaaaaacaccaaatgaaagtgttttaaagtaaaaaatgtgtgtaaagtgtAAAGACTGAGTTACAAAGATCCCCTTCAGGTAATAAAAACCAacctcatttcctcctcttctgcagATCATTGCCCCTCCTGAGCGTAAATACTCCGTCTGGATCGGCGGCTCCATCCTGGCCTCCCTCTCCACCTTCCAGCAGATGTGGATCAGCAAGCAGGAGTACGACGAGGCCGGTCCCAGCATCGTCCACCGCAAGTGCTTCTAAACACGACGCCTCCACCTCGTCAGGCTCAGGATCCAAAGCAATAAGACGCCGCCGTCCCCGGACTCTGGAACAACATCCTCTCCTAACACCAGGGACTGTGTGGTGTCTAAACCTGTACATAATGTTATTTATTCCTTCTTTTATGAATGTGATGCTCTGAATGTAAGTGATGTccagtctatgtgtgtgtttgtgtgtgtgcatgaggaAAGGCAAGTGTTCGAGGTACGACACGCTCCAACTCCGAccaactgagagagagaaaaaacacaaaaaagaccaaaaaagaaatgagtcaaaaagcaaataaaagccatttattttcatgtgcGACTGCTGTCTGTTATTTCTGATTCTGAACTATTTCAGAGGATACTTTAGGTCGATActgatctttttattttattttatttatactgaTAAAGGCTGAGTACCTTTAGAGACAGAAGTAGAATGAAAACACTTTaacttgtacttttacttaagtagagtTTGATGATTTTTATGTGTAgtttaatggagtatttttacattgttgtatcggtacttttacttaagtcaAATATCTGAATACTTGTTTCACCACTGAATTTAATGATGTCAAATACTGGCACAAATGAACAACCAGTAGCAGCTTCACCACAAACATATCTATAAGTCATCTATGATTAAATATCCTTCATCACTGGTCCACTTCCAAAACTACGAGAGAAACCAGACACATAATAAACATTATGAGTCTCTTAAAGctacaagacaaacaaaagagatCAAGTTCAAGTGTTGAAATAAATCCAGCAGCATCTGTGTGCCAAACTAAACAAAGTCATGTTTCAACAGCTGTAACATTAATATCATGCTGCTGACTTCCTGCTTTCTGCCAAAACTTGTTACATTATCTtaatttttaactgtaaagGCTCAAACACACCTTCAGTTTCTTGTAGGCAGGTGTGTAGGAGGAAATATCCAAAGGCAAGAGAAGAAGGAGTTCCTGCACATTGTCCTTTTACTTGGTCCttagaccttcatcaggtaaaCTGAGGAACAAAGAACATTTCAGGCAGATTAAGTCAAAACCTCGTCAGCTGAGGCTGATCAGGGACCATCAGCTGTCAGGTAAGCAGACCTCACCTCCACCCTATCAGCACCGGAGCTACACTGAGCTGTGTGCTCTCCCAAAAAATAAAGTGCAACCAGTGCCAAAGTGCAAaacattcactttcatttttactatttttttttaacaaggattcacaatttacaaaacaaaaaacaaatacatgaggctcaacaaaaacaaacccacaATAAATAGAATATAAAGTGCTTGTGTGATAAAGTGCAGAGAGTTCAGTGGATATTCAGGTCAGTCTGAAGTGTCTCCTTCAGTTCATGTTGGTCCCTCAGATCAGAGATCCAgaaactgccaaaaaaaagaCCTGTTTAATGATCATGTTTCTGTCAATCAGTCTGATTGATGATCATGGCACATCTGGTTTTCCACAGTTTAACACACAATGAGCGGTTCTTCTTGTTTGGAGGGCATCTTCTCTTCCAGCAGACATGACAGAGTTATGGTACACATTAAAAACCAGTCAAGGCCTCCTGAGCTCTGAAACAGTCCATCAGGacgtgttgctgtgtttcatcTTCATTACAATAAATCATGGtacattcttttgtttttacataacaACTACATGAAACAACAGCTCTGACAGGAAGTCTGTTAACAGAAATAAGCCACCGAACATCTAATGATCTCCTCTACTGTCCACATACGGATGACTAAACCTCCACGAACTCCTCTGTGAAGTTCTTCAATCTGCAAATGACACAACCATCACTGGTCTGATCTTCTTCCCTCAGAAAGGACACTGAGATCCATGAAAACCTCCACCAGCCAACAAAAACTGTTGCCTTACTCAACAACTGAACTTTTCCGTTATTAAAGTGGTTTCATGTCCCTCTTTTAATTCCTGCTTTGGTCACTTTCAAATATTTAGTTGCATTTGTGGGAGCAAACAACACCAGACACATTTGTATGCTGAAAGCGTGGCAACATTTGAACATTAACTGGACTGAATCAGCCACTTAAgtagtttaaaaatgaataactgacaaaaaaaaaaaatggagatcTGGTTCTATTAGAACAGAGAAGAGTAATCTGATCACTTAGTTTGAGGATATTTGAATAGCTAGACCTTATTATTTGACAGAATAGAGGACAAATTCACTGATACATAAACGTCAGTGTAAAAGGAGGCAGACTGAAGAACAGGGAGGTATAAGTGTTAAAGGTTTGTAAGAGATAAAGCTGAATTTGATATATTTCCATAATGTTGAGGTGAAGCAGAGGAAGCTACTCTTTAGTGAGTTAgtggctcttaaaagagccgTTGTTGGTTCGTGGAGCAGCAGACAGTTTAAGCTCTCTCTCCGCGGATGCGGCGGGCCAGCTGGATGTCTTTGGGCATGATGGTGACCCTCTTGGCGTGAATGGCGCACAGGTTGGTGTCCTCGAACAGGCCGACCAGGTAAGCCTCGCTGGCCTCCTGCAGAGCCATGACAGCGGAGCTCTGGAAGCGCAGATCGGTCTTGAAGTCCTGAGCGATTTCTCTGACCAGGCGCTGGAAGGGCAGCTTGCGGATCAGCAGCTCGGTGGATTTTTGGTAGCGACGGATCTCTCTCAGAGCCACGGTACCGGGCCTGTAACGGTGAGGCTTCTTGACGCCGCCGGTGGCCGGGGCGCTCTTACGGGCAGCCTTGGTGGCCAGCTGCTTCCTGGGGGCTTTGCCTCCGGTGGATTTACGGGCAGTCTGCTTGGTTCTTGCcattgtttcttctttctctgaTCAGGAGAAAATAGTGATGAGAAGAGGAGACACGCTGCTCTTAAAGTGTCGGAGCGGCTGCGGAACTGTGACGCTGCTTCAGACCTCCGGGTCCTGATTGGTGAGCGCCTCCTCTTGGAGCTCAGCACCGCCTAGAGGAGCCTGAACCTCCGCTGCTTATTGGACAAAAGCCGTTTGAAAAAGTCCGCCAAAATAAGAGCGGGCCTCCCTCTGCTGGAGCCTCTTTTCTGGTGGGTGGAGACATCAGCCCTCCTGCCTACTCCGCGGAGATATAAAGAAGAGTTTGCGGTGTTTGCTCCACACTTTCTTTGAGTCCAGACTCTAGAAAATAACCTAAAAATGAGCGGAAGAGGCAAAACCGGAGGCAAAGCTCGCGCCAAGGCAAAGACCCGCTCCTCTCGGGCCGGGCTCCAGTTCCCAGTCGGCCGTGTTCACAGGCTGCTGCGCAAAGGCAACTATGCGGAGCGTGTCGGTGCCGGAGCCCCCGTCTACCTGGCGGCTGTGCTGGAGTACCTGACCGCTGAGATCCTGGAGCTGGCTGGAAACGCTGCCCGCGACAACAAGAAGACCAGGATCATCCCCCGTCACCTGCAGCTGGCTGTCCGCAACGACGAGGAGCTCAACAAGCTGCTGGGCGGAGTGACCATCGCTCAGGGTGGCGTGTTGCCCAACATCCAGGCTGTGCTGCTGCCCAAGAAGACCGAGAAGCCCGCCAAGAAGTAAACCTGGAGACCTGCTGACTGCTGGAAACCAACCAAaggctcttttaagagccaAACACTCCTCATAAAGACCAGACGTCCTCATGTCTGATACACTGTCGTTAACTCACAAATTATATTTagtatgtaaacaaaatgtttaatattgcAATAAATCTACAATATATGTGAACTGCATTCATATTATAATGACTTCTGTTGGTTGGGTTGCCAACATCAACATTTAAGACCATCTATTATTCCTCAAACTGGTCATTAATTGTACAAGTCATGCTTATCATAATGTTATTAGCCTTTATGAAGTTTACACACCATTTGAAAACTAGTAATTAATAACTAGTAATTATTAACTAGGAGATTTGCTGATTGCTGCTAAAAGCTGTAATGTTAAACTGATTTAGAAAGGAGGGTAGTTGTATAAGTGGAGGAATATTGATCTTTTTGATGTTTCCATATCAATTATTGTTATGGTTGTTATCTGTTCATCCAACATATTAATCATGATGCAATTgtcataataatacatttacagttCAACATCATCCTgagtgattttctgtatttgatgCTCAGTTCAGACCATGTTGACTCTGCTGCTCACATTCACTTcagctgaaaaactgaaaatataaagaaaatataagaaaataggAAATGAAGATTAAACTGGCAGGATGTGAGAATGACTGACTTGATATCATATAAATAACTGcagtcagttttcatttttacacataaCCACCTATAAGTGGAGGAACAAAAGAGCTCCCTCTCCTGCCAAACTGTGACTTCTATTTTACTTATACTTATATTCTATCTTAAACATAAGAACACttctgaataaaaaacaaaagtcacagTTTCATCAGTTTGTGCAGTATATGAGACACTATCTGgttaaacatattaaaactgGGATGATGCTCTTTACAGAAAGATGtgtggctcttaaaagagcctTTGATCAAGTTCACATGTTGAGACTGATGACAGCTCACTTCTTCTTGGCTGCTGCCTTCTTGGCTTTGGGTTTGGCGACCTTCTTTGCGGGAGCTTTCTTGGCTGCAGGAGCCTTTTTGGCCACTTTCTTGGGGCTCTTGGTGGCCTTCTTGGGGCTCTTGGCTGCTTTCTTGGCCGCCGCGGGCTTCTTGACCTTCTTGGGGGATTTCTTAGCGGCTGCTGTCTTCTTGGCTGCCGCTGTCTTAGGCTTCTTAGCCGCTGCGGGTTTCTTAGGGCTCTTGGCGGGCTTCTTGGCTTTAGGAGCGGCTTTCTTTACGGGCTTCTTGGCCTTGGTTTCAACCGTCTTGCTCATCTTGAACGAGCCGGAGGCCCCGGTCCCCTTGACCTGGACCAGAGTCCCCTTGGCCACCAGGCTCTTGATGGCGGTCTTGACGCGGGCCTTGTTCTTCTCCACATCGTAACCTCCGGCAGCCAAAGCCTTCTTGAGGGCGGCTGCTGACACGCCGCTCCGCTCCTTGGATGCGGCCACAGTCTTAACGATGAGCTCGCTGACGCTGGGGCCAGCCTTCTTCGGCTTGGAAACTTTCTTCTTTGCGGCTTTAGCCGGGGCGGCGGCGGGAGCTGGAGCCTCTTCTGCCATTGTTTCTTATAGGATCAGATTCAACACGAAACTAACAGAGTCTGAGTCAACTGGTGGAGAGTCTGAGGCAGGAGGCTGCACTTAAACACACCATGAGAACCGCGGAGACTCAATCCAGCTGCTGGTTGCTCTGTGCAGTGTGAATGTCGGacacttgtgttttctcttagtgataaaagagtgaaaaatcAGTGTGTGACAAGTGCTGAAGGCTGACAGTGAAGGCAGCAGATAGCGGACATGTGTCTCTTCGTATTGAAGTCATGTAGAGCTCTGATGTcctctgctttttctttgtggAGCAAACAAACTTCACCTGTTCACCGCCGTGGACGGCACTGCTCAGCgacttttctctctcatttctctcctaAAGTGCCGTAAAATACATCCGAGCTCCACCAAAACCACTTTTCCAGCTGGCTCACATGTTTGTTCACAGACTCAAAGTAAAAACATCCATCTGTTGCTGATCAGTTTGTAATAATATGAAGCGATTCTGGTCGCAGCAAACACACTGATGAGGCTCATGATGCAGTTTAGCCAGACTTCCTGTCAGAGCTGCTCTGTGGCGGCGAACATTTCTTCTCTTATTCTGAggactgtttttaatttaaagacaataaagtcttaaataaaatatagtatgtaagaataaaataaagtcgATGTCTTCTGTTAGTGAATGATCATAATACATAAttaacaataacagtaataatacaaTCATCcattttttatcaacataataatatatcatcagtaataataaatacaaagcaTAAATTACAATGTTAGTAAGGTGGGTgcttaactttttaaatataatttaagtTTTGCATGAGGAGaaattatatatacataaaagtaaagaaaacagcttcaataaaacacacaacaataacaatacaatCATCAATCTTGATAATTAACATAATAATACATCTTCAGCAGCTATACATCATTAAATAATAgtcaacaaaaatacagaacataAATTTACAATGTTAACAAGTGCAAAGTTCTGAGTCTCTTTTGTCTGATGTCtgttctttgtcttttcagttCAATTACTATTTGTTTACAGACAACATCACTTGTAATAATGGCTTGATGAAGGACAACTGCACACCTTGTCTTCCATATTTTTGTTACTACTGTACATATAACAGTCCAATAAAATTCATAATGTGGCCTTGGCATTTTTTCTAGGGGGACACCATACATCACTGCAttataatttacatttacattaaaaccaACACCTGCCATTTTCCCTCACACATCATTAGATCTCTGGCACTCAAAAAGTAAATGTTCAATAGTTTCATTCTCATTACAGTTGTCAATAGGGCACTTTTCAGTTTTAACATAACAGCACCACTTGACTGCTTGGACTGTTAGTCCCCCAAGCGAGCCCCATAAGGTCTTGTTTACTTTCTGATAagctttattaaaaatattattaatacatACCTGTGGGTCAGATTCATCTAAATTTGTGTAGGGGAAAACACCAAAATACAGGTTATCACACagtttaatatatatgtatttgctGGACGTTTCGACCCAATAAATATTTAACTGTACAACCCTAGTCATAAAGTCACTATACATAAGTTTATAGTATGGAAGAAAGCTTCACACAACCAGCGGGCCAAGTGTTCTTTCATCAGAGACTTTACCTAAGAATGTTCTCAGTAATATACGTTATGTGTTTTGCACTTTCATTGTAGATCTATAAGCTGCTGCTTGAATTTGcttaattaaaacaagtttttctttGAAAATACTCTGAGcagaggaaacatttttgatgctaaaaaacttggtttccccattttcttttctaatGTTACATTGTTCTGTTGTCTTACAGACTAATAAAAGTCATCTTattgatatttcttttctcttttctttatttgcatatttagtATTGAGGTAATCCAAAAGTAACAGAATGTAATAAATTACATTACTTTAATATTGTGATACTTGGATTAGCTTACTGACTACATTTATTAACAGGTACCTACAGAGCTCTACATGATCAGACACTGCTGTAGGTCACCAGCAGGTCTCTCAGCTCCTGTGATCAGGGTTCGCTGGTTGTTCCTCCATCCAGACTTAAAACCAAAGGAGACTGTGACTTTGAGGTTATGGCTCCTAAAAGGTGGAACTCTCTCCCTTTGGACTTAAGATTTGTGGAcactttaaaaagcagctgagcACCCATTTTTTTAGACTTGGTTTTGTgtaattttctatttatttctgttttttattgtgtttcatgtctgtacGTGTGTTTATGCTTTATTTCCGCTGTGAAGCAGTTTGTGAGGCCTCTGCTCTCAAAAGCTGCTATATATATAAAGTTACTTACTAAGAAAAAGCAGATATACAACACAGGAGACATTTTCCTTTGTGTGGACTGTGTTTAGTCTTTCTGATAAATAATCAGCTCATTTCTATTTccaaatagaatagaaatatcaaaagtaaagcagaaaacacagatcAACAAGAGAAAACACGTCTCTGCTCATTACCTCTTTGGAGCCTGTTGTCCTTCCATTTCCTTCATAAATCTTCttcacaaaaataagaaaaaagagaaaagaactGAAGAACCAACTAAGACCAAATGAGACATAAGACCACCTACTATGGATAGAAAAGGGTGTAAACCCTAAGCTTTCCTTCCAGGATCATGATCTTCTAGTTCTGGATGCAACACCTGGGATGAAAATACTCATCAGATCCATCCAGCAATTTAGGGATTAAAGGATGAATTCATAAACAATTATCATATGCACATATCATTTATACCCTGAAATATCAAGTTATAATAAGACAAAGAGGCAAGTTTTTACTAAAAAGTCCAAAGATCCAGTTTACATCACCTTTATTTGAGTCATTTGGACAAcagaagcttcatattagtcaaaaggcaaaataatagaaacacttctgataaaagtgaaaatattttacttttactgacaTTTCAAGCTTGTTAATGAAGGCTATTTAATTTGTAGCATTAAGATAAAATCCATGAAGCTCAACAAATTCATGCTGTTGTTCAGTTGGTGGCGCTAAAGCAGAAAAAGAGTCACAACCAGCATGATGATCCGTAGAAGAAGCTGCAGCGCGCCACTGTCTTCAATCACGTCCTCAGATCGGACATAAATAGCTGGGTCTCAAACAGACGAAACACTTGAGACGAAAATACTCGACTAGTGAAAATGAGcggaagaggaaaaggaggaaagggACTCGGTAAAGGAGGCGCCAAGCGTCACCGTAAAGTCCTCCGTGATAACATCCAGGGAATCACCAAACCCGCCATCCGCCGTCTGGCTCGCCGTGGTGGAGTCAAGCGTATCTCCGGTCTGATCTACGAGGAGACCCGCGGAGTGCTGAAGGTCTTCCTGGAGAATGTCATCCGTGATGCCGTCACCTACACCGAGCACGCCAAGAGAAAGACCGTGACCGCTATGGATGTGGTTTATGCTCTCAAGAGGCAGGGACGCACTCTGTACGGCTTCGGAGGTTAAACTCATCCacaattacaacaaaacaaaggtCCTTTTAAGGACCAAACACTCACTCTGAGAGAGCCTTTACCTCCATAAATCCAACTGCTGTAATGTCTCGAAGAAATATGTTATATACAATACCTATACTGAATatgggaactttttttttctgtttcatgacAGTGCAGATGCATAAATAAAAGTCTTAAGTCAAAGTATACACAGATGgaaaagttttttctttttttttttccccctccacaATTCAAACTGGTTTAATGTTTAGAATGGGgatgtgtatttatataatgaaaggtgtgtgtgtgtatatatatatatactacagTCATACTGTTTGTgatagaaaaacatttatttcctgttggTACAGACACAAATTAACATTTGGTCCAAAGTCCACACTGATCAAGGTCAATTATTTGTATAAATTTCACTGCACAGCTGTACACAGAGAAATTAAAGTCAAATCAAAGTGAAGAGCTTTGACTGTATGGTAAAGAATGCTGtacataaaattaaatgataCTGCTATTGTCAGTAGCTGTTAATATCTTAATATATACATGTGAATATATACATGTGAAATAAAGTGGCTTGTACATTCCTCTATAGTAACCAttcattacaataaaaaagcaGAGTGAGACAAATGAAtagtatatacatgtattttttaaaaacgttGATACACTTTTCTTGCAACTGAATGAACACTGCACATTGAGAATAATTagtttatataaaatgttaattgatGATTGTTGGTTTAAATAGACATTTCCCTACATACATATTCTGTTTACCAAGTATGAATATGGaactattaaaatgttaaatatgttttcacttCCTGCTTGAAATTGAAtgcattgaaatattttaagtaGAATTTGTGTTCTAGTTATACACAATGACAAGACtcgaaagaaaaaaaaaaaattttcacAAGCACTTGTTTTAAATACAATCTTACTGTATGCAGATGTACCATTTTGCCAATTGTGTGAATATGAAATTTCACTGATCAAACATTGGTATTTATACATCATTCTTACAGTTGAAAGAATACTATGCACATTGAAATAAGATTGTTTATAAGGAGGAATGCATTACTTACATAATGTATTATGACAAAACATTCAATAAGAATCCAGTGAGACAGAAATAGGGAGGCAGCAGTGTAACAGGAATAAAGCTCTCAGGTGAAGGTGTGGGTGGTCCTGAAAAGGACCTTTGACTTGTTGGGACTAGGAACAGGTTTACTTGGAGCTGGTGTACTTGGTGACGGCCTTGGTGCCCTCAGACACGGCGTGTTTGGCCAGCTCACCGGGCAGCAGCAGGCGGACGGCGGTCTGGATCTCCCTGGAGGTGATGGTGGAGCGCTTGTTATAGTGAGCAAGGCGGGAAGCCTCACCGGCGATGCGCTCAAAAATGTCCCCCACGAAGGAGTTCATGATGCCCATGGCCTTGGAGGAGATGCCGGTGTCGGGGTGGACCTGCTTCAGCACCTTATACACGTAGATAGCGTAGCTCTCTTTCCtggtcttcctcttcttcttgccGGTCTTGGTGGCTTTAGACACGGCCTTCTTGGAGCCTTTCTTCGGTGCTTTGACTGGATCAGGCATGATTTCGTCGTTGAATTTCCTCAAACGAATATCATCAACAACTCCAAACGGCCCTTAAATATCCATCTGATGCAAACTTCACTGCGTTGTTGCTCGCACAGGATTGGTTTATTTCTTGTTAGCGAGACGGGGCATGCGCAAAACAATCTACACTGAGGACGTAGTTGAAGACAGTCGGCGCGAATTTAGCTGAAGGCGCCAAACTCAGCAGCAAcccctcccctctttctttcctttttgtttgtttctctctcttttttaacgTATTTAATCGACATGATCTTtaaattcaaagtgctttgacaAGTAAAAGCAGCTTTGCAGGATGACTTTCACATCTTcttaaagataaaaaacaaaatctcttCATCACAGCAGGCAGTTTTGTGGATTGAGAGATTACATCTCAGGCAAAATTAGTCAATCTGGATTAAAATTTAACTAACAAATaagatgaccaacagtcacatatggatgttatgacatgaatacttcatctccatgatagaaagaagaagacatcagataacgtgagtcagatacagcttctctctctctcatgagAGAGACATCATGATTCTACAGACATGAATATAAATAGTCCATCAAAGTAACAGCAACGTCCAATCAGGAGCAGAGAGCTAAGAGGCAAAAGCTGTTTGTTCTTTCTTATTCTGAAAAGAGCTGTTCAGTCAACAGTGACTGCATTTAAATTGCATATAAAACTGTTAATCAGTGAACTctttatcattataattataaagCAAAACGTGTTTCCATGGAATGAAGTCAGAGGAGAACGTGGCTGCATAACAGCTGGTTTCTTTTTCAGCAGGAGTTGTCTTTCAGGATTCAGGACTAAATTTCAACAGTCACATTAAATCAGCATTTTACCATCTTAAGAACATCTGAATGATCAGAGATTTCACGTTGAAGCCTTCGTCTCCAGCAGGCTGGACGACTGTAACAGACTTTTCTCAGGTCTCTGTTAGAAAGCATCAGACAGATCCAGTTAATCCAGAACACAAAGACTAAAGAGAACAGAACATATTACTCCAGGTCTCAGATCACTACAGTGTTTACCAGTGTTTCAGATATTTGACTTTAAAGTATACTGTTTGTCCATTAATCTCTGAATGGTTCATCAGATCTTCTCATACAGTATGAAGcttccagagctttcagctcAGCTGCTTCTGGTCTTCATGTGGTTTCTAAAGTTAACAATAAACATGGTGAAGCTGCTTTTATCTCCTATGCTGCTCAAACTACCTGAAGATCTCAGACTAGAGACAATGCTGACTACTTTAAATCTGTTTGTTCTGgcttttaattacatttcaaagtTGCGGTTCATCACTTTGCTGCCTTTTAAATGCTCCTTTACTTTATTAGAtctaattttatgtattttacagcTCTGTCATTTCTTTTAGTCTTCTTATCTTTATTGTTTCATATTCTTTTGCATTCAATAAAGCACTTTTAATTTCCTTGTGTATTAAatatgctttataaataaaataaaagggaaTCACTTTTATTAACCAGGATGACAAGTTGTCACATTCTGCTACCAAGAGGAGGCGAAAAAGCTCCACTGAAATTTCAGCAAAGTGGGGAATCTGTTACTGTTGCTCATATTTACAGATCTGATATGAGAGGTTTTGTTCTGTTTAATTGTTTGTTAGATGAACAAAGTGATTGTGatgtttataaatgttgtaTTGATTCATTCAGTTGCATCAAAGTGGAGTGGatcctgacctttgaccttctcTGAGAGGTCAGGATCAGTGTTCTGCTTTGAGGAAGTATGTTAGTGAGTCAGTAAAGCAGGACTTTCCAGAAAGATGTAATTTTAGGAATTTTAAGTagataatttaacattttgtgagAAAAGCATATTAGACACatgttattattaacatttttattatttatagtatttataAATGTCTTACAACATGTCTTTGTTCAACTAGTTGGAGAAAAACTCAAGTTTACATGTGATATCCAACAGTTAAtcatgttgttgctgctgattAGAACAAGAATCTAATAGTTTTTCATAAAGGATAAACTCAGTCTTCTTCTATA
The DNA window shown above is from Thunnus maccoyii chromosome 2, fThuMac1.1, whole genome shotgun sequence and carries:
- the LOC121886724 gene encoding histone H4, with the translated sequence MSGRGKGGKGLGKGGAKRHRKVLRDNIQGITKPAIRRLARRGGVKRISGLIYEETRGVLKVFLENVIRDAVTYTEHAKRKTVTAMDVVYALKRQGRTLYGFGG
- the LOC121886633 gene encoding histone H1-like; the protein is MAEEAPAPAAAPAKAAKKKVSKPKKAGPSVSELIVKTVAASKERSGVSAAALKKALAAGGYDVEKNKARVKTAIKSLVAKGTLVQVKGTGASGSFKMSKTVETKAKKPVKKAAPKAKKPAKSPKKPAAAKKPKTAAAKKTAAAKKSPKKVKKPAAAKKAAKSPKKATKSPKKVAKKAPAAKKAPAKKVAKPKAKKAAAKKK
- the LOC121886665 gene encoding histone H2A-like: MSGRGKTGGKARAKAKTRSSRAGLQFPVGRVHRLLRKGNYAERVGAGAPVYLAAVLEYLTAEILELAGNAARDNKKTRIIPRHLQLAVRNDEELNKLLGGVTIAQGGVLPNIQAVLLPKKTEKPAKK
- the LOC121886659 gene encoding histone H3 — encoded protein: MARTKQTARKSTGGKAPRKQLATKAARKSAPATGGVKKPHRYRPGTVALREIRRYQKSTELLIRKLPFQRLVREIAQDFKTDLRFQSSAVMALQEASEAYLVGLFEDTNLCAIHAKRVTIMPKDIQLARRIRGERA
- the LOC121886693 gene encoding histone H2B 3-like; translated protein: MPDPVKAPKKGSKKAVSKATKTGKKKRKTRKESYAIYVYKVLKQVHPDTGISSKAMGIMNSFVGDIFERIAGEASRLAHYNKRSTITSREIQTAVRLLLPGELAKHAVSEGTKAVTKYTSSK